Part of the Polyangiaceae bacterium genome, TTCCGCGCGCTGGCGGCTGACTGCGGGTGCGACCACTCCATCCCCACGAGTCAGACCAGCGTCAGCGGCACCGCGCTGGGTGTGAAGCCGGGTGACGTGGTGTGCATCGAGGCTGGGAAACGCCCGTTCCTGATCTTGGAGGACCTGGTCGGGACCGAGGCGGCGCCCGTGACCATAAAGAACTGCGGCGGGCGCGTCGAGATCGCGAACGCGGACAAGGGCTACGGACTGCTCGTCAATCGCTGCAAGTACTTCCGCCTGACCGGCACCGGGGACGCGGGGCACGAATACGGGTTCGACGTGAGTGCCACGCGCACTGGCCCCGACTACTCGGCCTCCGGCGTGCCCGTGGGCGACCTCTCCAGCGACTACGAGATCGATCACCTGGAGGTCCATCACACGGGCTTCGCCGGGTTCATCCTCAAGACCGAGTCGCGCTGCGACGGCAGCGCCAACCTCGGCAAGTTCGTGCAGAAGAACACGCGTGTGCACCACACCTGGGTCCACGACACCGGAGGCGAAGGGTTCTACGTCGGCAGCACGGGCTACGGCGGGCGCAAGTTCGACTGCAGCGGCGTCGAGACCGTCCTCTACCCCCACGAGCACGACGGCGTGTACCTGCACGACAATCGCATCGAGGACACGGGCTGGGACGGCCTACAGGTGGGGGTCACTCCCAAGAACTGCGAGGTCTACGCCAACCTGATCCGCCGCGTGGGGAAGACCGCGACGGACTCCGTGCAGACCCGTGGCATCCAGATCGGCGGCGCATCCGCGTGCAAGATCTACGACAACACGCTGATCGGCGGGCCGACCATCGGCATCTTCGTGCTGGGCGCGGCCGCGACCTGGGTGGCGAACAACCTGGTCGTGGACTTCGCCGAGGACGGCATCTACGGCAACGACCAGAAGCTCGCGGCGATCGGCGGGTCGAGCTACGCGTTCGTGCACAACACCATCGTGCGCTCGGGGGGCGCGGGCCTCCGACTCTTCGGCAACCTCACTCAGGGGAACGCGGTGGTGAACAACCTGTTCGTCGAATCCGGGGCCAAATACGGCATCGGTGGGGACGTCGACGCGACGGACGCCGGCAACCTCGAGCTCGGCAGCGTGGCCGAAGCGCTGTTCGAGGATCCGGCGAGCGACCTGTACCGCCTGCAGGCGAGCTCTCCGGCTCGCGACGTGGGGGTCGTCCTGCCGAGCTTCGGCGTCAGCGACGATCACGACGGCGTCGCGCGCGACGGCAAGCCCGACGTCGGCGCGTTCGAGTACACGGATGCTCCTCCTCCCAGCGGAGGAGCGCCAGGCAGCGGCGGAGGCGGCGGAGCGGGTGGCGCCGGCGCCTTCGGGGGAGCGGCCGGCTCGAGTGCCGCTCCGGGTAAGGCCGGCGGAAGCGACGACGATGGCGGCTGCGGGTGCCGGGTCCCGGGACCCGGCGCCCCAGGGGGCCCGACATCGGCGTTGCTGCTCGCGCTGCTCGCGCTCGTCGTCCGCTCGCGGCCCGGCCGCTCGAGGTCGAGGTAGATTCACCCAGCTCGATGGCGACGTTCTTCCAGTTCGACCTCAGGGTCTTGCCCTGCGAGACCTGCGGGGCACCCCTCGAAGGCAGCTCGGGCGGCGGGAAGGTGATCTGCAAGTACTGCCGGGACGAGCAGACTCTGGCGAGGCGCGAGGACCTGCCGCTGGTCGTCGGAGCGCGGATGCCCGAGCCCGAGCGCCTCGCGTTGCTTCGTCGGCAAGACGCCCACCCGCCTCCGGTGCCGAGCTCGCTCGCGCAGATCTGCGTGGGCGACCGGCTGATCCCGTGGGACGTCCCCGAGGCGCTCGCGCGCTGGCGGCTCGCACGACGCCGGCTCGCCCACGCCACCGACCCCGGAGCCGCCGAGGAGCTGTTTGCACTGACGCGCGTCCTGTCCGTCCACTACGAGGCGTCGGGGGCCATGCTGGAGCTCCGAGCGTTGATCGAGGGGGCGCTCGACGAGCTGTTGGAGCCCCGGCACCGGCAGATCCTCCGGGCCGCCTTGGCGCGCACGGCCGCGCTCACCGGTGACCTCACCGCCGCGCAGGCCTGGCTCGACGGCTGCGACGCGTACGCCGCCGACCTGGACGCCGACGGGGCCCATCGGCTGGCTCGCGCCTGCATCGACACCGCGCGCGGCGACTTCGCCGCCGTGCTCGCGGCGCTCGGCCAGAGCCCCACCGACGTCCCGCTGCCCAATGACCTGGATCCGGCCGCGGCGCTCTTGCGCGCCAACGCCTGGGAACGCTCGGGAAACCTCGCTCGAGGCTGCGAGCTCCTGGTGCACCTCGCCCAGCACGGGGGGCCGCTCTTCGAGCTCAGGGCCCACGAGTTCCGCGAGCGCCACCCCGAGCTCGGATTGTGTCGCCAGAGCTGGCCGGCCTCGCGGGAACCGATCCAGCGGATCTACGCCGAACGCGCCGCCCAGACCGGAGCGCCGCCGGTGCTCGTCCTCGCCGTGGTCGGCGCGCTCATCGTGCTCGCTTGTGCCGCGGTCCTGCTCTTCTCCCTCGTGGGCGACGTGCTGGACCTCGGTTTCGGCCTGCACCCGATCACCATCCTGATCGTGATGTTCGTCTCGATGCTCGGGCCGCCCTTCATCCTGCTCAGCCTCGCCGACCGGCGCGAAACGCGGCGTGCGCTCGAGCTCCGCGCGACGGGTCGGCCAGCGCTCGGCGTGATCGCGCACCGCGTGGAGACGGGAAACGCCACCATGGGTGTCGCGGAGATCTCCCTGCGCGTGCTGGTGCTCGACGCCGACTCCGGCTACCTCGCGACCACCGAGCTCTACCACCGAGACCCGGGCAGCCTGACGCGGGGCGCCGCCGTGGCGCTTCGCATCGACCCTTCGGACCCGCACACGTTCGCGCTGGTGCTGTGATGAAGACCGGCTTCTTCGACCGCGTCACGTTGTGCTCGAGCTGCGGCGCGCCCCTCGACATCGGGACGGGGGACGAGCCG contains:
- a CDS encoding right-handed parallel beta-helix repeat-containing protein — translated: MLGRRHAPFALLTLLVPFRALAADCGCDHSIPTSQTSVSGTALGVKPGDVVCIEAGKRPFLILEDLVGTEAAPVTIKNCGGRVEIANADKGYGLLVNRCKYFRLTGTGDAGHEYGFDVSATRTGPDYSASGVPVGDLSSDYEIDHLEVHHTGFAGFILKTESRCDGSANLGKFVQKNTRVHHTWVHDTGGEGFYVGSTGYGGRKFDCSGVETVLYPHEHDGVYLHDNRIEDTGWDGLQVGVTPKNCEVYANLIRRVGKTATDSVQTRGIQIGGASACKIYDNTLIGGPTIGIFVLGAAATWVANNLVVDFAEDGIYGNDQKLAAIGGSSYAFVHNTIVRSGGAGLRLFGNLTQGNAVVNNLFVESGAKYGIGGDVDATDAGNLELGSVAEALFEDPASDLYRLQASSPARDVGVVLPSFGVSDDHDGVARDGKPDVGAFEYTDAPPPSGGAPGSGGGGGAGGAGAFGGAAGSSAAPGKAGGSDDDGGCGCRVPGPGAPGGPTSALLLALLALVVRSRPGRSRSR